The following proteins are encoded in a genomic region of Cellulomonas sp. ES6:
- a CDS encoding universal stress protein — translation MGHEVVVGVEGTLSSRRAVHWAAEAAWARRTELLLVHAVGKPAPGQEAAWSQAVDGGVHEMLRREADRVRRAEPGLTVRAEVDLDTPARALTQRSRTAQLVVVGTRRTTAAQRVFSGSLSYQVAAGASCSVAVVPPLTGHAENRVVVGLDHSPDAQAAVRAGAREADRVGARLELLHAWQPPGEAGDRALVDGAADDLADDFPGLAVDRRLVQSHPAIALLTAAAGARLLVVGSRGTDGVPRIPLGATSHALVLHAPCPVLVVRT, via the coding sequence ATGGGTCACGAGGTCGTCGTCGGCGTGGAGGGGACGCTCTCCAGCAGGCGTGCCGTGCACTGGGCCGCCGAGGCGGCGTGGGCGCGCCGCACGGAGCTGCTGCTGGTGCACGCCGTCGGCAAGCCGGCACCCGGGCAGGAGGCCGCCTGGTCGCAGGCCGTGGACGGCGGGGTCCACGAGATGCTCCGCCGCGAGGCCGACCGGGTGCGCCGCGCCGAGCCGGGCCTGACCGTCCGGGCCGAGGTGGACCTCGACACACCCGCCCGGGCGCTCACGCAGCGTTCGCGCACCGCGCAGCTGGTGGTCGTGGGCACCCGCCGCACCACCGCCGCGCAGCGCGTGTTCTCCGGCTCGCTGTCCTACCAGGTCGCCGCCGGGGCCTCCTGCTCGGTCGCCGTGGTCCCGCCGCTGACGGGGCACGCCGAGAACCGCGTCGTCGTCGGCCTCGACCACTCGCCCGACGCCCAGGCCGCCGTCCGCGCCGGTGCCCGCGAGGCCGACCGCGTCGGTGCCCGCCTGGAGCTGCTGCACGCCTGGCAGCCGCCCGGCGAGGCCGGGGACCGGGCGCTGGTCGACGGTGCGGCGGACGACCTCGCCGACGACTTCCCGGGGCTCGCCGTGGACCGGCGGCTCGTGCAGTCCCACCCCGCGATCGCGCTGCTCACGGCCGCCGCCGGCGCGCGGCTGCTGGTCGTCGGCAGCCGCGGGACGGACGGCGTCCCGCGGATCCCGCTGGGCGCCACCAGCCACGCGCTGGTCCTGCACGCCCCCTGCCCGGTGCTCGTGGTCCGCACCTGA
- a CDS encoding TIGR03618 family F420-dependent PPOX class oxidoreductase: MARPPLPPDAVAMLRRPNPAVMATLRSDGTPVSAATWYLWREDGRVLLNLDGSRVRLRHLRRDPRVTLTVLDGDDWYTHVTLVGRVVELTEDVDRSGIDRLSRHYTGHPYPDRESPRWDAVVEVERWHGWGAHRA; the protein is encoded by the coding sequence GTGGCCCGTCCGCCCCTGCCCCCCGACGCCGTCGCCATGCTGCGGCGCCCGAACCCCGCCGTGATGGCGACGCTCCGGTCCGACGGCACGCCCGTGTCCGCCGCCACCTGGTACCTCTGGCGGGAGGACGGCCGGGTGCTGCTCAACCTGGACGGCTCCCGGGTGCGGCTGCGGCACCTGCGTCGCGACCCCCGCGTGACGCTGACCGTGCTCGACGGCGACGACTGGTACACGCACGTCACCCTGGTGGGGCGGGTCGTGGAGCTGACGGAGGACGTCGACCGCTCGGGCATCGACCGGCTGTCGCGGCACTACACCGGGCACCCGTACCCGGACCGCGAGAGCCCCCGGTGGGACGCGGTGGTGGAGGTCGAGCGCTGGCACGGCTGGGGCGCGCACCGCGCGTGA
- a CDS encoding glutamate--cysteine ligase has protein sequence MELPTSTAGGSATTFPPGPGRVPEPCLDAPPEAPAGPPAWLPAGAGQRVPDHVVDRFPDRSAAVRTVGVEEELLLVDPGSGRAVPVAPAVLALAADAAGAPLLTSELQQEQVETATPPRTALGAVEDDLRLLRACAGRAARAAGVLAVPLATAPLPGRPSLTHDARYEAIRDRFALTCLQQLTCGCHVHVAVRSAREGVAVLDRVRVWLPVVAALAANSPFADGEDTGYAGYRTQVWWRWPTTGPADLYGSVAAYRERLRRYLDSGVLLDAGMLYADARLSHRYPTVEVRVADVCRDVEDAVLVAALARGLVDTAAREWRAGLPAPAVDTGLLRLAAWRASRSGVSGELLHPLSGLPVPAGSAVAALLAHVAPALEATGDRAVAERRAEQVLARGTGATWQREEAARAGLAGMVRRSAV, from the coding sequence ATGGAGCTGCCGACGTCCACGGCCGGCGGGTCGGCGACGACGTTCCCGCCGGGCCCGGGCCGGGTCCCCGAGCCGTGCCTGGATGCGCCGCCCGAGGCGCCGGCGGGCCCGCCGGCGTGGCTGCCGGCCGGCGCGGGTCAGCGGGTGCCGGACCACGTCGTCGACCGGTTCCCCGACCGGTCCGCCGCCGTGCGGACCGTGGGCGTCGAGGAGGAGCTGCTGCTGGTGGACCCCGGCAGCGGACGGGCGGTGCCGGTGGCGCCGGCGGTGCTCGCGCTCGCCGCCGACGCCGCCGGGGCGCCGCTGCTGACCTCCGAGCTGCAGCAGGAGCAGGTCGAGACCGCCACGCCCCCGCGCACGGCGCTCGGTGCCGTGGAGGACGACCTGCGGCTGCTGCGCGCGTGCGCCGGGCGCGCCGCCCGGGCGGCGGGGGTGCTGGCGGTGCCGCTCGCGACCGCCCCGCTGCCGGGCCGGCCCTCGCTGACGCACGACGCCCGGTACGAGGCGATCCGCGACCGGTTCGCGCTGACGTGCCTCCAGCAGCTGACGTGCGGCTGCCACGTGCACGTCGCGGTGCGGTCGGCGCGGGAGGGGGTCGCCGTGCTCGACCGCGTGCGGGTCTGGCTGCCCGTCGTGGCGGCGCTCGCGGCCAACTCGCCCTTCGCGGACGGCGAGGACACCGGGTACGCCGGCTACCGCACGCAGGTGTGGTGGCGGTGGCCCACGACCGGCCCGGCCGACCTGTACGGCTCGGTGGCGGCGTACCGCGAGCGGCTGCGCCGGTACCTGGACTCCGGCGTGCTGCTCGACGCCGGCATGCTCTACGCCGACGCCCGGCTGTCGCACCGGTACCCGACGGTCGAGGTGCGCGTGGCGGACGTGTGCCGGGACGTCGAGGACGCCGTGCTGGTCGCGGCGCTCGCGCGCGGCCTGGTCGACACCGCCGCCCGGGAGTGGCGCGCGGGCCTGCCGGCACCGGCCGTCGACACGGGGCTGCTGCGGCTCGCGGCCTGGCGGGCGAGCCGGTCCGGGGTGTCGGGCGAGCTGCTGCACCCGCTCTCGGGGCTGCCGGTGCCGGCGGGGTCCGCCGTGGCGGCGCTGCTCGCGCACGTCGCGCCGGCCCTCGAGGCGACCGGCGACCGGGCCGTCGCCGAGCGGCGCGCGGAGCAGGTGCTCGCCCGGGGCACCGGGGCGACGTGGCAGCGGGAGGAGGCGGCCCGCGCCGGGCTCGCCGGGATGGTGCGGCGGTCGGCGGTGTGA